From the genome of Brassica oleracea var. oleracea cultivar TO1000 chromosome C4, BOL, whole genome shotgun sequence:
ATAGAATTTATAGGGCCAATGTAACAGCAAGATAGATAAAGAAGGTTATATCATCAGTACCTGCTCGCAGAGAGCTTGAAGAAACTCAGAGTACGCTATAGGTCTGATGCCATTGAACTTGGCAAGAAATGAATGCTTGATGATGTCTATCATCATCTCACAGAAGAAGACCATAGTAGCATTCTGCAGAGTCCATGTAAAATTAATTAAGAGCAACCTGTATAGAGACTCGTGTGTAATTTATCAGTACTTACGTAGATAAAGTTTCCAAGCCATGGACCTTCAGCTTCGAGAATGTTTTGAGCCAAAACAGACACCAGGAAGGCTGATATGTGGAATCTCTCTATTGCATCTGGTAGAGAAATAGTAAAACAACCAGATCATACCAGTTAATAGCTTGAATGAGAGTCCCAAAGGGATGTTCAAAGCTGTATTGGGCACATAATTGTTAGATACAAAATTCCACGAAAGGGAATGGAGCAAAAGCTTACCTGCATATACTAGACCATGAATGTTGTCTTTGCTGAAACGCTTGAAGACACTGCTCTTGATCTCAGCAAAGTTATTTGACACCAGAAGGGCCAACAAGGCATTGTTGTGAGCAACAATACAAGTTGACAACGTAATTGCCTGAGCTAATAGAATGAATGAATGGAGAAGTGAAGAGACAGTCAAGGAGACAAGAGAATAACGATGTGAAAATTAGTCAACAGAAATCAAACTAGCAATCAAGTAATAAGGATATTCGACGCAACCATAGTTAATGCCAGGTCCGAAACGAATCTCCAAGTACAAAATCTCAGTTTCTCAGGAGGGGAAACAGCCAGTCCCGCTGCGGAACTGAACAGAGCCCCAAATACATCTCCACAAAAGCTTTGACAGAGTCTATCAAATATCTGAAACACAATATCTGTATTAGTACCAATTGGATAGAGAAGGACTGAAGGAACAAGCCGGACAGAAGCTGAATGGATATGAAGGGGGTTTACGTTACCTCTAAGATATTATAAACCACATATAGTTTTATGGTACTTTGACCACGAATCATATGGTAAATTAAGCTGATATCTGTCAAAATAAAACAAATTAGAGAACTGTTTGAGAATCCCTTTCCACATCACTTTGATGAGCTGAACAGAAAAGTCCATTCTGATAATGATAAGTGACAAAGTATGCAAACCATGGTATCACTACACCTGTTTTTTATAGATTAAACTTAAAATATATAACAAGTTTATGCAAATCAAGAAGATTATACTGCACCTGTTCTGCCAAGAAGAATGGTACCAGAAGCCAAAACAAGAAAACAAGCAAGATCAGACAGCTCCGATGAGGAAGGCCTCCTGAGCTGCCTGCCACGAATGCTACTAAGTTACTTCCTCACAAAATTATATATATCAAGGAATGTAGAAAGTGACTCACCTGTTCTTAAAAGCATCCCAGAATGTCAGCAGGACTCTTATTGGCATGACAGTCAACAATGACAGAAATGAGTTGACGCAGACAAAAAAGCCAGTGTGTAGAAGCTGCATTAAAATTCTTAAATATGTGAATAACACAGGTAGCTAAACCAAGAACGTTCACACTCTGAGATAAAGAAGAGAGCCAGTGTTTGTTTTCACCACTTCGCATCGCCAAGGCAAGCGGAAGATCATATCATATATCCTCTCCCGTTCAACATCATTCCCAGAAGCAACTGTGCTCCGTAACGAGACCCCACCATAAATCTCCCCCGTAAAGTACTTCATAGGTGACCTCGTCTCAGCACTAAGAACTGATGGCAATCATCATTGTAAGGAAACAATAGATGTAAACCAATAAAAACGATAAAAGACTGAAACTTACAATCAGGATCATCAGCCATAAGCTGTTTCCAGTCCAGAGAAGATTCAGTGTCAAGCCTCGTCACCACCACATTCCCATTAGTCTCACTTCTCGGAAACTGATTCTGCACTTCCTCAAACGGTAAATTCTCAGAGGAGCTTACCTCTTCCACGTATGACTTCTTATCAGAAGCCAAGGTCTCAGAGAATCTCTCATCGTTAGTCGAGTCGATACTACTCCCGTTAACGTTCCTCTGCCTCAGCTTCCCGAAACTGAACCCGTTATGCTGTACAGTCTGCGTCACGACTGTACTTCCACCGCCGCCACCGCCGAAGTAATTCAATCTGTTTTCGAAAATTGATCTTTCACCTTCGTCGCAGGAAGCCCAATTCGAATCCTCCATGGTCGTAAATTGAGGATCGCCATTCTCAGGGATAGTCTCGACTTTGTTGTGCTTCTTCTTCTTCTTCCTGTGTCTCCTTCGCTTAGGCGATGATTCAGCGGAGTCGTTTCCGCTGATCGGATCTGAGCTGGATCGGGGGATCGGAGGAAGTGAATCGTCCTCCAAGGAGCTGAGAATCTCGAAGGAGAGGTTTCTCCCGGTGGACCTAACCGTCATTGTCTTACGTATACGGAAGATGAACAGAGACGCGAAACATATACAAAAAGACCCTAAGAAAGCAGAGAGCGCAGACGCGGTTCTCGGAAACGCCGCTCTGATGCGTGGAAGGCGTCGTACGTTTTGATGCGATTCAAGAGAGTTGATGACGTAGCCTACCAATTATATAGTGACAAGTGTCTCCCTGAAGTCGCTTTCACATGCTTAGGTGTGACAAAAGTGTGATTTCCCATTCCACTATAATCAGATCCCTATGTGTACAGTAGACCTTGATATAGGTCTGACCATTTTGGTTTTGGGTCGATTTAGGATTTTTTTTCCTAAAAATATACTTATATTTTGGGTTATTTATAAAATTCGATTCAATTACTCAGTTCGGATAAAAACGTTAGAAACCGGTTAATACCCAAAAAATTTCGAGTCTAATTTGATTCTAATATATTTTTAATTTTAAAGATATTTTTGTTTACTTTGGACAATTTCTTAGATATTCAAGTTTTTTTTAATTCGTTTTGTTTTGATAAAATATCGAATAATTTAAAATATATCTGGAAAATTTTAAAATTTTAGATATGTCAGCTTAAACATATAATATTTTTATAACTGTTTTTTTAGGTTTTGTATTGTATAAGTTTTTTTTTTTTTGGTAAAAATGTTAAGATTTATTACCGGTTTTCAATTTTTTACAGAAGATTACTGAGACAAACAAGAAACAGAAGAACAGAAAACAAATCTAAACACAAACTCCAACCTAACTTAGCAAGAACTGACCCTAAGTTGTGCATCATAAGCAAAAGTATACATGAAAATCTGAACATTCGCTTGCCACAAAATGAAATCCGCAGTGATAGCGAGAGCTGAACCCGGTAAAATTCGGCTTTGCCCGATGATCAGCTCTTTAAGATCGGATTTTTCAAGAACAGCTTACGACGACATCAAGACTTGTAACCTTCACGGACCGACACCTTCACACCAGACCAAGAACACTTGCCGAGACCAGGTCGAGCTTTATCCGGAAAGGAGCCGCCAAAGCCGCCACAAACCACCGCACCTGCACCAAAAAGACTGAGACAACAAACACCACTTTAAGTCAAAGCGGTCAGGAAGCAGCCTTAGATCAAGCCCCTGAAACTCGCAGACCCAGCACGCGCCGCCACCGAGCAGAGCAACCGTGGTTGACAAATCCAACTAATCGCCTCCTCGCACGCGCCGCCGTTACGGAGAACCCGCAACGGATCTATCCGGTTAGGAACCGATGGCAACTCCAGACGAGCCCCAGAGAGAAGGTCCTTTGTCCTCGCGTATGCTTACGTGTGGACTTGTGCGGTGAAAGCGCGTGGAGGCTACCCGAACAGAAACAGTACGTTTTAGGTATTCAGCAGACTTTAGGGCTCGGTTAGACCCGCCACTTCCTGCTACATACTTTGGGTCATGTGTATTTCCTATAGGTTGGTTCCAATATGAAGCGAGAGCGTTTTTGAAAGATGATGGCTTTGTTAAAGCAGTCGAGATTCTAAGTGATTCAGTCAAAGGTTTAGCTTCGCAAGGGATAGAGTCACTCTTTGAGGACTATGTGGAGGGAACGAAGAAAATTAAACCGGGTGAACAGTTCGGATCGGTGGCTGGGTCAACCCGGTTAGGGATAAATGGGACAGATTTTGGATCATTCTCTATGTTGGGAAGGAGGGATGGTCAGGTGGTGGTGTGGAGATTGGAATGTGCTTGACGAAGAGCGAGATGAATACTTTTCTTTCTTTATTTAAAGATGGCCTAAGCAATTAAGGCTTTAAAAGTGAGGCCTAAGCATCATTAACCCAAAGATCCACTTTGGTTCTCTTAATGATTTTAAGTAATAAATGTTATTTAAGAGACTGTCACAAAAAAAAAAGAAAAAAAAAAAAAGTTATTTAAGAGACTTAGTTAAGAGACACCAACATTTTTGTACTCTAATGGAAGTTTCTTATTTAGAGGTTCTAAAAAAACTTTGGAGAAGATTTATATTTCGGAGGAAAACTTCTCAAAAGCATTCAAGGTGATCACTCTGACCATACAAACAGTTTTTCACTTGGTGCAGATACAATAACAGCCATAACAGAAGGAACAACATTATTCTACTGATAGAGAAGATAGACATTGAACCACATCATCATCACACACAACAGATGGAACTAATAGTAGTTTTAGGGGCTAACCTTGTGAGCCCATCCTGCGATCACATACCTCTCCTCGGTCTTCGTTCTCTCAAAGGAGTTAAGAGAGAACAAAGCGTTCATGTAGCCATGAACATGACGTAAGCCCTCGGGGACAGACCAACTTTTGTAGTGACCGTCATGAGTCTTGAGATGATTCTCCAGAGCTTCAAGCTCATCAAGCAAGCTAAGCAACTCTGACCTACGCATAGATTAGTGGAGGTACCAAGAGCAACAGGCTTCAACTCACGTCCCTCGGTTTCAATCTGAACGTATAACACTAGTTAATGTTCAATACATACAAGTATATGACACAGATGGTCTGAAAATATGTTGAACATCATATTGCCGTAAGATTACCTTCAGAACAGCAAGATCATTGTCTGGATCAAGACCCACAATTTTCCCATACTTTGTAAATCTTGTTCCCATGGCATCAACTAGAGATATCTGCAACAAACCCAAAACCATGATTTGCTTTAAGTCATTTCGTTTGTCTTTGTGTTTCTTTTGCTGCAAATTGATTAAAGAAGATGGAGACCTTACAACGTTGTAATCCACTCTGATTAGTAGCTAACTTGGCAATGACATGGTAATTTGTCACCTACAATTGTACAAGAAATAAGCTTTCTCAGTTTTCCAGGATTCAGACAAGAGACTTGAGGTTTTATCCTCGCCATTGCACCTTTATCTCGCAGCAAATATAACTGATACAACTTGTTCTCTGCAAACCACAAATCAACTAGTAAAATCAGTTTAATACACAGAAGCTTCGAATTCAAAGCATTAGATTGGGTAGTTCCAAGCTCAACAAAACCTAATACATACTACGTATTGACCAGATTCATCTATGCATACGAAGTCAACACATGTGACAACACAACAAAAGAGAGTTAATCTCTGGTCAACAGCTTCGACCAGTAACTTCCGATACATCAGATCCATTATTCCAAATTCTCAATCAAATCAAACAAAATTGCAAATAGATTTCAAAATTACATAATTTTATAAACGTATATTTACAAATGTAGAAAGAAATAATGAAATGACCATTTTCAAAAAAAAAAAAAAGAATAATGAAATGAAATGAACAAAAGTAATCATACTTTAGCCTAACTATAAATCAGAAGAACAATTGTAGTTTCATAGAAATTGTTACAACTCAATATGTTTATTAATAAACAAAAAAATCGAACTGAAATTTTATACCTAGGATTATATGTATAACAAATATAATAATATTTATGATTTAACATATTTTTAAGAGAAAAAGACAAAAATAGCACTAAATCAAGTTTATGTTCCCAAACTAGCACTCAAGGTCAAAAGTCACAAAAATAACACTTAATGTTTTATCAAAAGTCACAAACTTAGGGTTTAGAGTTAAAGGGTGGGGTTTAGGATTTAGGGTTTAGGGTTTAGAGTTTAGGGTTTAGGGTTTAGAGTTGAGAAATGAGGTTTTGGGAATAAGATTTCAAATTTTGAAAAATAAAAAAAATTAAAATTTTCAAAGGATAAACTTAGAAAGGTGCTATTTTGGCCATTTTAGTTTTTGAGTGCTATTTTTGTGATATAAACTTAGAAAGGTGTTATTTTGGAGATTTGACCTATTTTTAACTTAATTTATATATTTATTATAAAACTATAAAAATGAAATATTAATTAATACTATAATATAGTTATTTTATAAATATTCATATATGTGCTTAACTTTTTAGAATTTCCAGGTTATATTTGCTAATGCAGCTCTAATTCCACATACACATTTTCTTTTGTTTTCTATTTTTCCCTAAAACATATGTAAATTATTATATATTTACAACTCTTTTTTTTTTTTGTCACTGATATATTTTACAACTGTATATTTACAACTCTAAAAGAATGAAAAGTATAACTAAAGATAAATCAAATATTTCATTATCATAGTTTTTATAAGTATTTATAAAACGGAAAATCACCTAGTTTTACGGTTGAACCTGTATGTACGTTTTGTGAAGCAGATACTACTGCAAGAGAACATATTTGGTCTCGTCTTGCCTAGTGAATTTGATAAAACCACACAAACTCGCTCAGTGTATTTTTGGATACAAGGAATAGTTTGTGTAATCTATAAGTAGACAGCGGACCCAAAGTAACATAAACCATTATCTCAAACATAAAAGGAAAGTTTAAACTAAAAACGTCAAGCACAAACATTAAGAAATCCTCTGAAAAACCAAAAAAAAAAAAGAGAGGAGGGAAGCATGTATTGTATAACAGGTGGAATCTATCCATAAACATCATCAACTCTTTGGGGATGCCTTAGGCGGTCCAGCAGGTGGAGCAGTCTGCGAAGCCGGCGTACCACCACCACCACCAGGAGCAGTAGTTCCAGCAGATCCATCAGAAGAGTAACCGCCAGCAGTAGGAGGTTGTGCGTATCCTCCATAAGACCCATATCCCTGAGGTGCTTGACCATACCCATATGCCGGAGGCTGTCCATAACCCGATGCAGCTGGTTGTGCATACCCATAGCTTCCAGGAGCACCAGGAGACTGCTGGTTCTGAGCATAAGCCGGTGGTTTCCCAGCCTGTGGTGGTGCTCCATATCCAGAACTGTACGCCGTTGGTGGCTGGCTGCTGTAACCAGCTTGAGAAGTCGGAGCAGCTCCATACCCTGCTTGACCAGTGCTACCTTGAGTAGGCTCTTCACCAGTTGGAGCCGACGATGCCGGAGCGGCTTGAGATGTATCTTCCTCTTGACCCGGGTTAGCGGTGCTGCCGTAACCACCCTGTTGCTGGTCATACCCAGCTTGGCCATATCCTGATTGCTGCGAAGCATTATAACCTCCATACCCATCTTGCTGGTATCCCTGACCAGCTTGGCCATAACCAGAAGCATTCTGGTAGTAACTGTACGGATCTGTTGGTGGAGCTGAGCTTCCACCACTGTTTGGTGCCTGTGACTGTTGCTGACCGTAATAATCATAATCACCTTGTTGAGGGTAGCCAGCTGAAGTTTGTTGAGGGTAACTTCCGTAAGGTGACTGACCATACTGAGGTGGACCCGGATATGCTCCCTGTTGCATGTAACCATAACCAGCTTGTTGTGCTGGCGGACCACTAGGTGGTGCCCAGCTTGATGGTGGGCGGGCTTGATAACCCTGTTGTTGATAGCCTCCACCCATTGATGAGTTTCTCATACGGTTCTGCATAAAATAATAAAATGGAATAATCATATATAACTTTAGGGAAGAAAAAAAAGAGAGGCAACAATACAGCATAAAAACACATAAACACAAATGCAGAGACAGATAAACGGATAAAAATACAAGATAAAGAGAGGACTACACAGTTGTCATATACCAATATCTGTACATACAGGATCAACCAAGATCATATCATACTCTAGAAGGGTATGGTGATGCCTACATACCGTACTGATTGGTGAATTTATTGGGTTTACTCCTGCAGAAGCCCATCCCTTTCCCTATCCGAGGTAAAATAGGTGCAAGAGAAACCACAAATACTATACAAGCTTTTGCAGATAAACGCAACATAAGGCAAAATTTGCATAGCAAGATAATCTAACACAGACTAAAGAGTTTTGTTTCAACAATAAAATACTCATGGGAACATATTAGCAGAGTCTATGGGATGGGTATGATCTCTCTGTAGTACATTATAGCTAGATGGTTCTACTAAAAACAAATCCAGGAAGAGTAGAGGCAAGCAGAATACAAACAATTCTAGGTTAGTAAAATATTTGACAAAAGAAAATGGCTAATAGGTCTTCAAAGGTTAGTCGCCCACCTTTGGTGATAACCTGATGACTGTAACAAGAAGTTACCGCTGAACGGAACTGATAGTTGATAAAAGGGAGTTGGCGCAGTGTAACAAAAAGAATATAACATATATTATACAAACCCAAAATCCAAAAAATTATCAGATAGATAACTATTTTATAAATACTATCACAGCAGGTCAGACTGAAACTGTCCAGCAACCTCACAGTGTGTCTGCATATACTCCATAACATAGACAACAGAATTCTCCGTTACGAAAATATCATTTGAAAAGAGAATGCAGAGAGTATAAATCTCTTAGAAACAATGGAATTTAGAAAGGACGATGCTACGCATATTGTACATTTGGATTCTTAAAATTTAAATTGAAAAGTGTATGCAAGAAAAGGGCGATAAAAAATTGTCAAAAGAAAGATAGTAACAGTGGTAAGAAATTAGTGAAGGAAGGTACTGGAAAACAATGAACAGGGGAAGAAGCAACATATAATCGCTTACAACTCCAGTAACAAGATGAATTATCATTTTGCAAGTCAAGAAAATCACAAGATTGTGAACGTTCCCCTGCAAATAAGCGGAAGAGAAGAACTACGGACTTTATAGTAGATGCAGTTATCATGAAATGGAGGCATAAGAAGAATATGAGAACAACGAGTACTTTAGCTGTTGATACATTTACTACGTAACACTAGTCTAAACTATATCACCCATCACCTAGATTAATATCCCATGCTTAACATTTACGGATTAAGGAATATGCTAGATAATCCTAAAACTGATGACAAATAAATTATGCAAGCACAACACAATATGTAGAAAAATAGACACTGCAGAAGCCAGACACAGTCCATAGCAAACAAAACAATCAAACATACCTCGCCACTGAGGATTTCATTAACTAATTGTTTAGCATGTTCAATCTGATCGGTGGTCCCATCAATCTGCAAAGTTCTTTCTGGAGTAGGGTCTCCAGGGGGCAAATGCAAAGGAATAACCTGCAAAACAATTACAAACAGATTTAACTAACACTTCACCTCCAGAATACAACACATAAGCTTGCTTATCTGTGGTAGTTTCACAAACCTGAATACGAGCTCCAGTATTAGCTTGCATAGACTTGATTGTCTCACCTCCTTTACCAATCACCAAACCAACCTAGAGTAGTTCGTGGGGTTACATAACAAGACACACCTGACAATAAATATCTCAATCTCCAGAGCACTATCTACCTTGTTATTAGGAATCTTCATAACAAACTGATCAGCTCCCGGCTGTCCACCCATCCTACGAGAGCTGCCTCCACCTGAACCAGCTCCGCCACCTGTCTCAGCCTGAAAAACCAAAATTTAACCATTAGTAATCACTTTTCGATCACAATGATAAACAAGTAGTAGTAGTCATACATCTTGAAGGACTTCATTGATCAGCTCCTCAGCCCTAGAGATCTGATCCGGGGTGCCAGTAAGGTCAACAGTCCTGGTAGGAGCATTAGGGTCAGCATCCATATCTCTGGTAACCTGAATCTTGGCTCCAGACTGAAGCTGAAGAGACTTAATCGTCTCTCCACCTTTACCAATAATAACTCCAACTCTCATATTCGGGATAT
Proteins encoded in this window:
- the LOC106341786 gene encoding far upstream element-binding protein 1-like, coding for MADESQYSNKRKYEEQTAPPLPPPSTRRPTGFSSGPIPSASPDPSAVPPPSSYNSVPPPMDEIQIAKQKAQEIAARLLNSADAKRPRVDNASSYDYGGDKGFSSSYSSEGRQMSNTSSIPVSYGSFTATTKKIDIPNMRVGVIIGKGGETIKSLQLQSGAKIQVTRDMDADPNAPTRTVDLTGTPDQISRAEELINEVLQDAETGGGAGSGGGSSRRMGGQPGADQFVMKIPNNKVGLVIGKGGETIKSMQANTGARIQVIPLHLPPGDPTPERTLQIDGTTDQIEHAKQLVNEILSGENRMRNSSMGGGYQQQGYQARPPSSWAPPSGPPAQQAGYGYMQQGAYPGPPQYGQSPYGSYPQQTSAGYPQQGDYDYYGQQQSQAPNSGGSSAPPTDPYSYYQNASGYGQAGQGYQQDGYGGYNASQQSGYGQAGYDQQQGGYGSTANPGQEEDTSQAAPASSAPTGEEPTQGSTGQAGYGAAPTSQAGYSSQPPTAYSSGYGAPPQAGKPPAYAQNQQSPGAPGSYGYAQPAASGYGQPPAYGYGQAPQGYGSYGGYAQPPTAGGYSSDGSAGTTAPGGGGGTPASQTAPPAGPPKASPKS
- the LOC106341785 gene encoding protein POLLEN DEFECTIVE IN GUIDANCE 1-like, which codes for MTVRSTGRNLSFEILSSLEDDSLPPIPRSSSDPISGNDSAESSPKRRRHRKKKKKHNKVETIPENGDPQFTTMEDSNWASCDEGERSIFENRLNYFGGGGGGSTVVTQTVQHNGFSFGKLRQRNVNGSSIDSTNDERFSETLASDKKSYVEEVSSSENLPFEEVQNQFPRSETNGNVVVTRLDTESSLDWKQLMADDPDFLSAETRSPMKYFTGEIYGGVSLRSTVASGNDVERERIYDMIFRLPWRCEVLLHTGFFVCVNSFLSLLTVMPIRVLLTFWDAFKNRQLRRPSSSELSDLACFLVLASGTILLGRTDISLIYHMIRGQSTIKLYVVYNILEIFDRLCQSFCGDVFGALFSSAAGLAVSPPEKLRFCTWRFVSDLALTMVASILHSFILLAQAITLSTCIVAHNNALLALLVSNNFAEIKSSVFKRFSKDNIHGLVYADAIERFHISAFLVSVLAQNILEAEGPWLGNFIYNATMVFFCEMMIDIIKHSFLAKFNGIRPIAYSEFLQALCEQTLNIRPEDRKTNLTFVPIAPACVVIRVLTPVYAAHLPCSPLPWRVMWMVFLFVITCIMLTSLKVLIGMGLRKHATWYINRCRRRNSSHLHND